One window from the genome of Marinobacter sp. M3C encodes:
- a CDS encoding LysR family transcriptional regulator yields the protein MHFDLPDLRLFIHVSEAGSMTAGAKRASLSTAAASTRIKSLEGQLGSRLFYRASQGVELTPAGEKLLQHARSIMRQVEYVKTDFSKYQDGDSGHIRIFANTTAVTDFMPEVLASFLGQRPGITIDLQERLTNDIFRGVLDGATDLGVTSGKIEIKGVEILPFSVDRLVAVVGSQHPLAGSKPVDFKDTIGFPYLGLHDGSTLTQFLKKEVAKLGEQLSLRMQVYGFEQTCRMIEAGVGMAILPESSALRYQKNMKLDIVLLKDAWATRERAVIVREYASLPEACKALIQSIRDYHNY from the coding sequence ATGCATTTTGACTTACCCGATTTACGACTTTTCATTCACGTCTCAGAAGCCGGCAGTATGACCGCGGGGGCAAAGCGCGCGAGCCTTTCAACAGCCGCAGCGAGCACTCGCATTAAGTCCTTAGAAGGTCAGCTGGGTAGTCGTTTGTTTTATCGCGCTAGCCAGGGAGTAGAACTGACACCTGCTGGTGAAAAGCTGCTCCAACATGCGCGTTCGATAATGAGGCAGGTTGAGTATGTAAAAACGGACTTTTCCAAGTATCAGGATGGCGACAGTGGGCATATTCGGATTTTTGCCAACACCACCGCGGTCACAGATTTCATGCCAGAAGTCCTCGCCAGCTTTCTGGGCCAAAGGCCGGGCATAACCATTGATTTGCAAGAAAGACTCACAAATGACATTTTTCGCGGGGTGCTCGACGGAGCTACTGATTTGGGCGTAACTTCCGGGAAAATCGAGATAAAAGGCGTTGAAATTCTACCTTTTAGCGTAGATCGTTTGGTTGCGGTTGTAGGGTCCCAGCATCCCTTAGCTGGCAGTAAACCCGTTGATTTCAAAGATACCATTGGGTTCCCTTATTTGGGTTTGCACGATGGCAGCACGTTAACCCAATTTCTCAAAAAAGAAGTGGCAAAACTTGGCGAGCAGTTGTCACTGCGGATGCAGGTTTACGGTTTTGAGCAAACCTGCCGTATGATCGAGGCCGGCGTTGGCATGGCTATTCTTCCGGAGTCTAGCGCTTTGCGTTACCAGAAGAATATGAAGCTGGACATAGTGCTTTTAAAAGATGCGTGGGCAACGCGAGAACGAGCGGTGATTGTGCGGGAGTACGCCTCATTGCCGGAAGCTTGCAAGGCGCTGATTCAATCCATTCGGGATTATCATAACTACTAA